One region of Coregonus clupeaformis isolate EN_2021a chromosome 31, ASM2061545v1, whole genome shotgun sequence genomic DNA includes:
- the mlst8 gene encoding target of rapamycin complex subunit lst8: MNVNQGQGTVGSDPVILATAGYDHTVRFWQAHSGICTRTVQHQDSQVNSLEVTPDRSMIAAAGYQHIRMYDLNSNNPNPVINYDGVSKNITSVGFHEDGRWMYTGGEDCMARIWDLRSRNLHCQRIFQVNAPINCVCLHPNQAELIVGDQSGVIHIWDLKTDHNEQLIPEPEVSINSVHIDPDASYMAAVNSSGNCYVWNLAGGMGDEVTQLIPKTKIPAHKRYSLRCKFSPDSTLLATCSADQTCKIWRTSNFSLMTELSIKSNNPGETSRGWMWDCVFSGDSQYIVTASSDNLARLWCVETGEIKREYSGHQKAVVCLAFNDSVLG, translated from the exons ATGAACGTGAACCAGGGCCAGGGGACAGTGGGGAGTGACCCGGTGATTCTGGCCACCGCTGGATATGACCACACAGTACGGTTCTGGCAGGCCCACAGCGGCATCTGCACCAGGACAGTCCAGCACCAGGACTCT CAAGTGAACTCCCTTGAAGTTACTCCCGACAGAAGTATGATTGCTGCTGCAG GTTATCAACACATCCGTATGTATGATCTAAACTCCAACAACCCAAACCCGGTCATAAACTATGATGGCGTCAGTAAGAACATTACGTCAGTGGGCTTCCATGAGGACGGCCGTTGGATgtacacaggaggagaggactgCATGGCTCGCATCTGGGACCTGAG GTCAAGGAACCTGCATTGCCAGAGGATCTTTCAGGTCAATGCTCCCATCAACTGTGTGTGTCTTCATCCCAACCAG GCTGAATTGATCGTGGGGGACCAAAGCGGTGTGATCCATATCTGGGATCTGAAGACCGATCACAACGAGCAGCTTATTCCTGAACCAGAAGTGTCCATCAACTCAGTCCACATCGACCCTGACGCCAGCTACATGGCAGCAGTCAATAGCTCG GGAAACTGTTACGTGTGGAACCTGGCAGGAGGGATGGGTGACGAGGTGACACAGCTCATCCCCAAAACCAAGATCCCCGCTCACAAGCGCTACTCTCTCCGCTGCAAATTCAGCCCTGATTCCAC ACTGCTGGCGACCTGCTCGGCGGACCAGACGTGTAAGATCTGGAGAACATCTAACTTCTCTCTGATGACGGAGCTGAGTATCAAGAGTAACAACCCTGGAGAGACGTCCCGAGGTTGGATGTGGGACTGTGTCTTCTCTGGAGACTCACAGTACATTGTAACAG CCTCCTCTGACAACCTGGCACGGCTGTGGTGTGTGGAGACTGGTGAGATCAAGAGGGAGTACAGCGGCCATCAGAAAGCTGTGGTGTGTCTGGCCTTTAACGACAGCGTGCTGGGCTGA